A single uncultured Methanobrevibacter sp. DNA region contains:
- a CDS encoding hydrogenase, with translation MKLYDQIFNVVKDFRKFFSPGPVTNADVSGSITSEILLIVSLVMVCLLLRHVHLLLAGIVTLIILVVLVKNMPLIPKFKIEQDDSLDKMIFYTVMVLGIIVVFVYWGGNFV, from the coding sequence ATGAAACTTTATGACCAGATATTCAATGTTGTAAAAGATTTTAGAAAATTCTTTTCTCCAGGTCCTGTAACTAATGCTGATGTTTCTGGAAGTATTACATCTGAAATATTGTTAATTGTTTCATTAGTAATGGTATGTTTATTATTAAGACATGTTCATTTATTACTTGCAGGTATTGTTACTTTAATTATTCTTGTTGTTTTAGTAAAAAACATGCCATTAATTCCTAAATTTAAAATAGAACAGGATGATTCATTAGATAAAATGATATTTTACACGGTTATGGTTTTAGGAATAATTGTTGTGTTTGTTTATTGGGGTGGTAACTTTGTCTAA
- a CDS encoding respiratory chain complex I subunit 1 family protein codes for MMQNTIIFSILAVIVTVVVCFVVSTFLPGIERKYVHARIQQRIGPPVTSPGIMAPIKFVFKENVRVSSPLPNLYKALPIICFIVVLCILIALTPQAFHIPALASLIAVVGLLKVEEICYVLMGALSKSIMSVGMPFPDLVKGAVHKNATRSFMEDISARRSLRMITYGSFPLYLSVFAPITYAGSIYLQDIIQYQQANGPFLFTVSGAIAAIVFFIGYMILLNEYPFSIIKAKSDVIEGPYMEYAAKYRAVVFITRGFFMFVLGALFSVLFIGIPPSIFSWGILVNIIVALVFVVMMGIFSAFTPVFTNRQLLPTIVGISLLGVLSIVIGVL; via the coding sequence ATGATGCAAAATACTATTATTTTCTCTATTTTAGCAGTAATTGTTACAGTAGTGGTATGTTTTGTTGTAAGTACATTTTTACCTGGTATTGAAAGAAAATATGTTCATGCTAGAATTCAACAAAGAATTGGTCCACCAGTAACTTCTCCAGGAATTATGGCTCCAATTAAATTTGTATTTAAGGAAAATGTTAGAGTATCTTCTCCGCTTCCAAATTTATATAAAGCATTACCTATTATATGTTTCATAGTAGTGTTGTGTATATTAATAGCTTTAACTCCTCAAGCATTTCATATTCCGGCATTAGCTAGTTTAATAGCTGTTGTTGGTTTGTTAAAAGTTGAAGAAATATGTTATGTGTTAATGGGAGCATTATCTAAATCAATCATGTCTGTTGGAATGCCCTTTCCAGATTTAGTAAAAGGAGCAGTTCATAAAAATGCTACTAGGTCTTTCATGGAAGATATAAGTGCAAGAAGATCTTTAAGAATGATTACTTATGGTTCATTCCCATTATATTTATCAGTATTTGCACCTATAACTTATGCTGGAAGCATTTATCTTCAAGATATAATTCAATATCAACAAGCTAATGGACCATTTTTATTTACAGTATCTGGAGCTATTGCAGCTATTGTATTTTTCATTGGTTATATGATTTTATTAAATGAATATCCGTTTTCAATCATCAAAGCAAAATCTGATGTAATTGAAGGTCCTTATATGGAATATGCTGCTAAATATCGGGCAGTTGTATTTATTACAAGAGGATTTTTTATGTTTGTTCTTGGTGCATTGTTTTCAGTATTGTTTATTGGTATTCCACCAAGTATATTTTCATGGGGAATTTTAGTTAATATAATTGTAGCATTGGTATTTGTAGTTATGATGGGTATTTTCTCAGCATTTACTCCAGTGTTTACAAATAGACAATTATTACCTACTATTGTTGGAATATCTTTACTTGGAGTGTTATCTATTGTAATTGGTGTATTATGA
- a CDS encoding nickel-dependent hydrogenase large subunit, translating into MDEKIPNSKIIETEIPMGTVHPAALEPYRVRLFVEDEIVQEAEITIGVNHRGIERIMEGLPVEKANALTEKICGICSNAHVWNSVRTAELGLDIEIPKRASYIRIIVGELERLHSHFLYLAHGCEVLAHETFSMRVFYLREIVMELLNMIGGNRVQYGCSVIGGIRPRCDLDSKRIERLIVDIDKLEEGLTDFVNRFTADSILMSRVTGVGVLPQKQAIKLDVTGPTLRATGVVQDLRTTMKEYDDFDFNIITQEDGDVKANLMMRALESFESIKIIRQAIANLPEGPVVTRNWEMKDTDIIESRIEVPRGTLYHSYALESGRVRHSIIRTPSMANIGAMQYACIGDQITDAQLCIVQCDPCFTCTDRVIEIIRR; encoded by the coding sequence ATGGATGAAAAAATACCAAATAGTAAAATTATAGAAACTGAAATTCCTATGGGTACAGTTCACCCAGCTGCATTAGAACCGTATAGGGTCAGACTTTTTGTAGAAGATGAAATTGTTCAGGAAGCTGAAATAACTATTGGGGTTAACCATAGGGGAATAGAAAGAATCATGGAAGGACTTCCTGTTGAAAAAGCTAATGCATTAACTGAAAAAATATGTGGAATTTGTTCTAATGCTCATGTTTGGAATTCTGTAAGAACTGCAGAATTAGGTTTGGATATTGAAATTCCAAAAAGAGCTAGTTATATTAGAATTATTGTTGGTGAATTAGAAAGATTGCATAGTCATTTTCTTTATTTGGCTCATGGATGTGAAGTTTTAGCTCATGAAACATTTTCAATGAGGGTATTTTACCTTAGAGAAATCGTAATGGAACTTTTAAACATGATTGGTGGAAATCGTGTTCAATATGGTTGTTCTGTTATTGGTGGAATCCGTCCAAGATGTGACTTAGATTCTAAAAGAATTGAAAGATTAATTGTTGATATTGATAAGTTAGAAGAAGGTTTAACAGATTTTGTAAATAGGTTCACTGCAGACTCAATATTGATGTCTAGGGTTACTGGTGTTGGTGTACTTCCTCAAAAACAAGCTATTAAATTAGATGTTACTGGCCCAACTTTAAGAGCTACTGGTGTTGTGCAGGATTTGAGAACAACGATGAAAGAATATGATGATTTTGATTTTAATATTATAACTCAGGAAGATGGTGATGTTAAAGCTAATTTGATGATGAGGGCATTAGAATCCTTTGAATCAATTAAAATAATTCGTCAAGCTATTGCTAATTTGCCTGAAGGGCCAGTTGTAACTAGAAATTGGGAAATGAAAGATACTGATATTATTGAAAGTCGTATTGAAGTTCCAAGGGGAACATTGTATCATTCTTATGCTTTAGAAAGTGGAAGAGTTAGGCATTCTATTATTAGAACTCCATCTATGGCAAATATTGGTGCAATGCAATATGCCTGTATTGGTGATCAAATAACTGATGCGCAATTGTGTATTGTTCAGTGTGATCCATGTTTTACTTGTACTGATAGAGTAATTGAGATAATTAGGAGATAA
- a CDS encoding 4Fe-4S binding protein, with amino-acid sequence MINMLKIALEGAFTNFKRIFFAADRVTDMEIRKQVSTLTVEPTKKVDEDACIGCGGCANVCPTNAIEMKKLASPVKLTDNWTKTEVPELNPLKCVVCYYCHDFCPVFLLYGEKGTVHPNTVGNQEVDVSKLINQPVKISDDKLKVISQYLSDKTILKNKED; translated from the coding sequence ATGATAAACATGCTTAAAATAGCTTTGGAAGGAGCATTCACTAACTTTAAAAGAATATTCTTTGCAGCAGATAGGGTTACTGACATGGAAATAAGAAAACAGGTATCTACACTTACAGTGGAACCAACTAAAAAAGTTGATGAAGATGCTTGTATTGGTTGTGGAGGTTGTGCTAATGTTTGCCCAACAAATGCTATTGAAATGAAAAAATTAGCATCTCCAGTAAAGTTAACTGATAATTGGACAAAAACAGAAGTTCCAGAGTTAAACCCACTTAAATGTGTTGTATGTTATTATTGTCATGATTTTTGTCCAGTATTTTTATTGTATGGTGAAAAAGGAACAGTTCATCCAAATACTGTTGGAAATCAAGAAGTGGATGTTTCAAAACTTATTAACCAACCAGTTAAAATATCTGATGATAAATTAAAAGTTATTTCACAGTATCTTTCAGATAAAACAATATTAAAAAATAAGGAAGATTAA
- a CDS encoding NADH-quinone oxidoreductase subunit B family protein — protein sequence MGIKSFSRARAIHLMLVYTGGCNGCDIEIVNSVLSPKFDAEQYKVFLTWNPREADVLVVTGPVTKLNRKPLEEIYNAIPEPKLVVAAGSCALMGGVYKNIHGDIPSEEIEGPVENIIPVDAKVPGCAVRPQDILSGVVSILPKLLDAD from the coding sequence ATGGGAATTAAATCATTTTCAAGAGCAAGAGCAATACATCTAATGTTAGTTTATACTGGTGGATGTAATGGGTGCGATATTGAGATTGTTAACTCTGTATTATCACCTAAATTTGATGCTGAACAATATAAAGTGTTTTTAACATGGAATCCTCGTGAAGCTGATGTTTTGGTTGTCACAGGTCCTGTAACTAAACTAAATAGAAAACCATTAGAAGAAATTTATAATGCTATACCTGAACCTAAATTGGTGGTGGCTGCAGGAAGTTGTGCTTTGATGGGTGGAGTTTATAAAAATATTCATGGAGATATTCCATCTGAAGAAATTGAAGGACCTGTTGAAAATATAATACCTGTTGATGCAAAGGTTCCGGGTTGTGCTGTAAGGCCTCAGGATATTTTATCAGGAGTTGTATCAATTTTACCAAAATTATTAGATGCAGATTAA
- a CDS encoding EhbH has translation MSNSIKTIIASIVTVLFSVSLFDALFNLNKVIVPGVSNIYNELGTQISPNLITVVIFDFRGYDTLGESIILLTAGLVVLLVFGRGRLGGKEE, from the coding sequence TTGTCTAATAGTATTAAAACTATAATTGCATCAATAGTTACAGTATTATTTTCTGTATCTTTATTTGATGCATTATTTAATTTAAATAAGGTTATTGTTCCTGGTGTAAGTAATATTTATAATGAGTTAGGTACTCAAATATCTCCAAATTTAATTACTGTTGTAATTTTTGATTTCAGAGGTTATGATACTTTGGGAGAATCTATTATATTATTAACTGCAGGTTTAGTTGTTTTACTTGTATTTGGTAGAGGAAGATTAGGAGGTAAAGAAGAATGA
- a CDS encoding Dna2/Cas4 domain-containing protein, with amino-acid sequence MINISSIKMYMYCPMKLYLQTHVDISKNEDYQVYTELKNIKIDIQDLLQKNMRKLKKDMELKEIETALSQNISSYSENNLETIEKLGYEITQEQKYEITNESYFNIKILALKAKKAMKILNKDGFEITEMFFPNCIYSYLIKDNQIDLIGICDKIEIIDGKYYPILFKSSNPPIKGVWDGDAIEVAATALLIEEEFDSEVFVGFVEYSKIKDKRPVVIDMNLRKSLFGILNETKEIIINKKIPKVKISEKKCKNCEYYAICTKD; translated from the coding sequence ATGATAAATATATCATCTATAAAAATGTATATGTATTGTCCGATGAAATTATACCTACAAACACATGTAGACATTTCTAAAAATGAAGATTATCAAGTATATACTGAACTTAAAAACATTAAAATAGATATTCAAGATTTATTACAAAAAAATATGCGCAAATTAAAGAAAGATATGGAATTAAAGGAAATAGAAACGGCATTATCTCAAAATATATCTAGTTACAGTGAAAATAATTTAGAAACTATAGAAAAATTAGGTTATGAAATTACACAAGAACAAAAATACGAAATAACCAATGAAAGTTATTTTAATATAAAAATATTAGCTCTCAAAGCTAAAAAAGCAATGAAAATATTAAATAAAGATGGTTTTGAAATCACAGAAATGTTTTTCCCAAATTGTATATATTCTTACTTGATAAAAGACAATCAAATTGATTTAATTGGGATTTGTGACAAAATAGAAATTATTGATGGGAAATATTATCCCATACTTTTTAAAAGTTCCAATCCCCCAATTAAAGGTGTTTGGGATGGAGATGCAATTGAAGTTGCAGCTACTGCTCTTCTAATTGAAGAAGAATTTGACAGTGAAGTTTTTGTAGGATTTGTAGAATATTCAAAAATAAAGGATAAAAGACCAGTAGTTATAGATATGAACCTTAGAAAAAGTTTATTTGGCATTTTAAATGAAACAAAAGAAATCATAATAAATAAAAAGATACCAAAAGTGAAAATAAGTGAAAAAAAGTGTAAAAATTGCGAATATTATGCAATTTGTACAAAAGATTAA
- a CDS encoding 4Fe-4S binding protein, producing MFVSTNTCEGIGDCIKQCPTKAIRLINGKALSCLTCGLCYKNCPSNAIFVNNYGGYVVDRAKCSGCGMCMYNCPINNIKIEDGVVYGICSRCGVCEDACPSHSRIDSFKLTEEKQLEFIKSLSTALPTYKGVPHKTNEVTQVSRRYFATDYDNCIFCGRCEEYCPTSTIHVTLDRDEGICSDCGLCVDVCPNGAMNKNHIVNKNICTLCLNCLKACPHNAVSIENFKINVNHINQKPEGSIISCINCGLCATLSENESLRYDDSKLRYDPTEDIGENISKSHKIAIDSCPTGTLREDEEMLLVNEINGEEQKTLSGFCVSCGNCVKVCDNNARLFKIATWDGSITDDCISCGICCEVCQENAITLHRGSISVDLDKCILCENCGVHCPVNAIPKTTMHKKEIIDGFCFIEQKLCMHCGLCYDICPYDAINKKEDKFEVNEEKCKYCGACKNACPANAFMFERTFRDSIEGI from the coding sequence ATGTTTGTATCGACTAATACATGTGAAGGAATAGGGGACTGTATTAAACAATGCCCTACTAAAGCTATTCGTTTAATTAATGGAAAGGCTTTAAGCTGTCTTACTTGTGGTTTATGTTATAAAAATTGTCCAAGTAATGCAATATTTGTTAATAATTATGGAGGTTATGTTGTAGACAGAGCTAAATGTAGTGGCTGTGGAATGTGTATGTATAACTGTCCTATAAACAATATTAAAATTGAAGATGGGGTAGTTTATGGTATTTGCTCACGTTGTGGGGTTTGTGAAGATGCCTGTCCATCACATTCAAGAATAGATAGTTTTAAGTTAACTGAAGAAAAACAGTTGGAATTTATAAAATCGTTAAGTACTGCATTACCAACATATAAAGGAGTTCCACATAAGACTAATGAAGTAACTCAAGTATCTAGAAGGTATTTTGCAACGGATTATGATAACTGTATATTCTGTGGAAGGTGTGAGGAATATTGTCCAACATCTACTATTCATGTAACTTTAGATAGGGATGAAGGTATTTGTAGTGATTGTGGACTTTGTGTTGATGTTTGTCCAAATGGTGCAATGAATAAAAATCATATAGTTAATAAAAACATCTGTACACTTTGTTTGAATTGTTTAAAAGCATGTCCTCATAATGCAGTATCTATTGAGAATTTTAAGATAAATGTAAATCATATTAATCAAAAACCAGAAGGTTCTATTATATCTTGTATTAATTGTGGATTATGCGCAACATTGTCTGAAAATGAATCATTACGTTATGATGATTCAAAATTAAGGTATGATCCAACAGAAGATATTGGAGAAAATATTTCAAAATCACATAAAATAGCTATTGATTCTTGTCCAACAGGTACTCTTAGAGAAGATGAAGAAATGCTTCTTGTTAATGAAATAAATGGGGAAGAACAAAAAACACTTTCTGGATTTTGTGTATCCTGTGGAAATTGTGTTAAAGTCTGTGATAATAATGCAAGATTATTTAAAATAGCTACATGGGACGGTTCAATAACTGATGATTGTATTTCTTGTGGAATATGCTGTGAAGTTTGTCAGGAAAATGCCATTACTTTACATAGAGGAAGTATTTCTGTTGATTTGGATAAATGTATATTATGTGAAAACTGTGGTGTGCATTGTCCAGTTAATGCAATTCCAAAAACTACAATGCATAAAAAAGAGATTATTGATGGTTTTTGTTTCATTGAACAAAAATTATGCATGCATTGTGGATTATGTTATGATATTTGTCCATATGATGCAATTAACAAAAAAGAGGATAAATTTGAAGTAAATGAAGAAAAATGTAAATATTGTGGGGCATGTAAAAATGCTTGTCCGGCAAATGCATTTATGTTTGAAAGAACTTTTAGAGATTCTATAGAGGGGATCTAA
- a CDS encoding MnhB domain-containing protein yields the protein MSQNSVILKLIALPIAIFVSCMGIMTILGGHITPGGGFQGGAMITAGVIICLLVYGLDKSPINLSHDFVSAVEGFGILVYIGLGLVGLFFAGSFLYNVGTDISGVVPDFVRTIFHYPDVTNAGILPYLNIVVGLKVFVGLSAIVIAFMGFKKFEEEN from the coding sequence ATGAGTCAAAATAGTGTAATTTTAAAGTTAATAGCTTTACCAATTGCTATTTTTGTATCATGTATGGGGATAATGACTATTTTAGGAGGTCATATAACTCCTGGTGGAGGTTTCCAAGGGGGAGCTATGATTACTGCAGGAGTGATTATATGTCTTTTAGTTTATGGTTTGGATAAATCTCCAATAAATTTATCTCATGATTTTGTTAGTGCAGTTGAAGGATTTGGAATTTTAGTTTATATTGGGCTTGGTCTTGTAGGTTTGTTCTTTGCAGGATCTTTCTTGTACAATGTAGGAACTGATATTTCTGGTGTTGTTCCAGATTTTGTAAGGACAATTTTCCATTATCCTGATGTAACAAATGCAGGTATACTTCCATATTTGAATATTGTAGTAGGTTTAAAAGTATTTGTTGGATTAAGCGCAATTGTCATAGCTTTTATGGGTTTTAAAAAGTTTGAAGAGGAGAACTGA
- a CDS encoding energy-converting hydrogenase B subunit P, whose translation MKFVMQPKHIISLGGYIVETQFPYRNLIVVNKTSEPIKIEIPVFDESWIDEHRDLGLEVIPVSKEDNFLKMWKRAHAQLDKIRN comes from the coding sequence TTGAAATTTGTTATGCAACCAAAACATATAATAAGTCTTGGAGGATATATTGTAGAAACACAGTTTCCTTATAGGAATCTTATAGTTGTAAATAAAACTTCTGAACCTATTAAGATTGAAATTCCAGTTTTTGATGAAAGTTGGATTGATGAACATAGGGATTTAGGACTGGAAGTGATTCCTGTATCAAAAGAGGATAATTTTTTAAAAATGTGGAAAAGAGCACATGCACAATTAGATAAAATAAGGAATTAA
- a CDS encoding DUF366 family protein — MTIIHKHIDDIFEYDGSQINPSWAFNEFGIYGSSIITWVGPVYITPDNLKDFADVGLEIKSNYMINFICEFFDCQPANMRIAYLRQRLLVMIFREVLFEKGIVSKREGDDIFVENRKLSISIASASLSSMKIHFALNLEDKGTPDDVETIGLFDIKDTDGNQIFNNDNLVDLVNDVVNRFINELETIENDISKTNLL; from the coding sequence ATGACTATTATTCACAAGCATATTGATGATATTTTTGAGTATGATGGAAGTCAAATTAATCCTTCCTGGGCTTTTAATGAATTTGGAATATATGGATCATCTATTATTACATGGGTGGGTCCGGTATATATTACTCCTGATAATTTAAAGGATTTTGCAGATGTTGGACTTGAAATTAAATCTAATTATATGATTAATTTTATTTGTGAGTTTTTTGATTGTCAACCTGCAAATATGAGAATAGCTTATCTTCGTCAAAGATTATTAGTTATGATTTTTAGAGAAGTTTTATTTGAAAAAGGAATTGTCTCTAAAAGGGAGGGAGATGATATTTTTGTGGAAAATAGAAAATTAAGTATTTCAATAGCTAGCGCATCTTTAAGTTCTATGAAAATCCATTTTGCTCTTAATTTGGAAGATAAAGGAACTCCTGATGATGTAGAAACTATTGGTCTTTTTGATATTAAAGATACTGATGGTAATCAAATATTTAATAATGATAATTTAGTTGATTTAGTTAATGATGTTGTTAATAGGTTTATTAACGAATTGGAAACAATAGAAAATGATATTAGTAAAACAAATTTATTATAA
- a CDS encoding DNA polymerase subunit beta, producing MKQVRTRDFIYSTDGLYFASTNYIHPSDRFISFLRYIPDPNGDRQKNGKKYRKVTSKEAYDYLRENHPDYLYFCDVTNVEMMGVPKEKVAKIIKPEERLAELRTAFNNGEKLKNPEIMAKLMDVADFFHYIADIPYENLGISGSILPGLHKEDVSDIDFVVFGLENHRKAMKAFRENKGKNVHIDEVNKDITVKGIVDEFWEKVYNKRMKDSSLTMDEFKWYENRKGNRGTINGTLFDILCTKNYDEISGEWGDTVYEPLGIAQIECDIVSALGAFDNPSLYTIENLEIVDGVEAPISEVVSFTHTYAGEVIDKEHVIAKGKVEKVITDGKEDTYRLVVGTTRESMDEYIKLKESPA from the coding sequence ATGAAACAAGTAAGAACAAGAGATTTTATTTATTCAACTGATGGACTATATTTTGCATCTACAAACTACATCCATCCTAGTGACAGATTTATCTCATTTTTAAGATATATTCCAGATCCTAATGGAGATAGACAAAAAAATGGTAAAAAATACAGAAAAGTTACTTCAAAAGAAGCATATGATTATTTAAGAGAAAATCATCCAGATTATCTGTACTTTTGTGATGTTACAAATGTCGAAATGATGGGTGTTCCTAAAGAAAAAGTAGCTAAAATTATTAAACCTGAAGAAAGATTAGCTGAACTTAGAACTGCTTTTAATAATGGAGAAAAATTAAAAAATCCTGAAATAATGGCTAAATTAATGGATGTTGCAGATTTTTTCCATTATATTGCAGATATTCCTTATGAAAATTTAGGAATTTCCGGATCAATTTTACCTGGGCTTCACAAAGAAGATGTCTCAGATATTGATTTTGTAGTTTTCGGATTAGAAAATCATAGAAAAGCTATGAAAGCATTTAGAGAAAATAAAGGTAAAAATGTCCATATTGATGAAGTAAATAAAGATATAACTGTAAAAGGAATTGTAGATGAATTCTGGGAAAAAGTTTACAACAAACGTATGAAAGACTCTAGTTTAACCATGGACGAATTCAAATGGTATGAAAATAGAAAAGGAAATAGAGGAACAATAAATGGAACTTTATTTGACATTTTATGTACTAAAAATTATGATGAGATTAGTGGTGAATGGGGAGATACTGTTTATGAACCATTAGGAATAGCTCAAATTGAATGTGATATTGTAAGTGCACTTGGTGCGTTTGATAATCCTTCATTATACACTATTGAAAATTTAGAAATAGTTGATGGTGTTGAAGCTCCAATATCTGAAGTTGTTTCATTTACACACACCTATGCTGGAGAAGTTATTGATAAAGAACATGTTATAGCTAAAGGAAAAGTTGAAAAAGTCATTACTGATGGAAAAGAAGACACTTATAGGCTTGTTGTTGGAACTACCAGAGAATCCATGGACGAATATATCAAGCTCAAAGAAAGTCCAGCATGA
- a CDS encoding DUF5612 domain-containing protein: MGNYSLTIKSDEKKGVLDDITSIIVQHEVNISYTHLFIEKNNVGTIDLELENVNNIKDLIVDLEALDEVKSVEIHSSQSNVYGKRIIIVGGGAQVSQVALGAITEADRHNIRGERISVDTLPIVGEENIAEATDAVSRLPRAHVLVLAGSLMGGKITEAVKKIKKEKGVIIISLNMPGSVKDYADLIITDPVQAGVLAVMAIADTAVFDIEKLHGDIEY, translated from the coding sequence ATGGGAAATTATAGTTTAACTATTAAATCTGATGAAAAAAAAGGAGTATTGGATGATATTACTTCAATTATAGTTCAACATGAGGTTAATATTAGTTATACTCATCTTTTCATTGAAAAAAATAATGTAGGCACAATTGATTTGGAACTTGAAAATGTAAATAATATTAAAGATTTGATTGTTGATTTAGAAGCTCTTGATGAAGTTAAATCTGTGGAAATACATTCATCTCAATCAAATGTTTATGGAAAGCGCATTATTATTGTCGGTGGTGGTGCACAGGTATCTCAAGTTGCATTAGGTGCAATCACTGAAGCTGATAGGCATAATATTCGTGGTGAACGTATAAGTGTAGATACTCTTCCGATTGTTGGGGAAGAAAACATAGCTGAAGCTACTGATGCAGTATCTAGACTTCCAAGAGCGCATGTTTTAGTATTGGCTGGTTCTTTGATGGGTGGAAAAATAACTGAAGCAGTTAAAAAAATAAAAAAAGAAAAAGGAGTAATTATTATTTCTTTAAATATGCCTGGAAGTGTTAAAGATTATGCTGATTTAATTATAACTGATCCGGTACAAGCAGGAGTTCTTGCAGTAATGGCAATAGCTGATACTGCAGTTTTTGATATTGAAAAACTTCATGGAGATATTGAATATTAA
- a CDS encoding 6-carboxytetrahydropterin synthase has translation MKIMINGIQSNLRFSSAHVIPGHESCGHIHGHSYFVDVEIEGERAGEFKFVVDFKDVKSYTKAICNELDHRLLIPVYNELIDIKNFNKKSDSIFDLKEEKTIYFKINGKGYSIPSEDCVFLPLPYSSAEELSKFFAETLAKKLGEKYDNLDYVAVGVNEGIGQGAIYKKVFDD, from the coding sequence ATGAAAATTATGATTAATGGTATACAATCTAATTTAAGGTTTTCTTCAGCTCATGTTATTCCAGGTCATGAATCTTGTGGCCATATTCATGGACATTCTTATTTTGTTGATGTGGAAATTGAGGGGGAACGTGCAGGGGAATTTAAATTTGTAGTTGATTTTAAAGATGTTAAATCATATACTAAAGCAATTTGTAATGAATTGGATCACAGATTATTAATTCCGGTTTATAATGAGTTAATAGATATAAAGAACTTTAATAAAAAATCAGATTCTATTTTTGATTTAAAAGAAGAAAAAACAATTTACTTTAAAATTAATGGAAAAGGATATTCTATTCCTAGTGAAGATTGTGTATTTTTACCTCTTCCTTATTCTTCTGCTGAAGAATTATCCAAATTCTTTGCTGAAACATTAGCTAAAAAATTAGGTGAAAAATATGATAATTTAGATTATGTTGCAGTTGGAGTTAATGAAGGAATTGGTCAAGGAGCAATTTATAAAAAGGTATTTGATGATTAA
- a CDS encoding energy-converting hydrogenase B subunit J: MLNLGAIIFGFLLGVLVGSQIKSKRMDTQFTLASFVIIFIVGLVSAWQLGPFPFYTDMPIASGFFFGLLGIFVGKLLFGRGE, encoded by the coding sequence ATGTTAAATTTAGGTGCAATAATATTTGGATTTTTATTAGGTGTTCTTGTAGGATCTCAAATTAAAAGTAAACGTATGGATACACAGTTCACCTTAGCATCATTTGTAATAATTTTCATAGTTGGATTGGTATCTGCATGGCAATTAGGGCCGTTTCCATTTTACACAGATATGCCAATAGCTTCCGGATTTTTCTTTGGATTGCTCGGTATTTTTGTAGGTAAACTATTATTTGGTAGAGGAGAGTAA